One window from the genome of Spirosoma rhododendri encodes:
- the tssO gene encoding type VI secretion system TssO — protein sequence MDTFFRLTMRERRLQFLYLLAAISVLTLLTSWIVFRNQNYSSDEADYLSEQIRGKEQMLKKQLANLPLLDSAYRSIVTYRPEVNAIFVEVDIEEHLNEVRRLSAPQADGTRFRAFAQIADFYKMMYVDKKVVWSKQSNIGLFQKQLDDCGVGMFPGAAAPATAAPGVASSTPRLR from the coding sequence ATGGATACTTTTTTTCGACTGACCATGCGCGAACGGCGGCTACAGTTTCTGTACCTGCTGGCGGCTATCAGCGTACTGACATTGTTGACAAGCTGGATCGTCTTTCGCAATCAGAATTACTCGAGCGACGAAGCCGACTACCTCTCCGAGCAGATTCGGGGGAAGGAGCAGATGCTGAAAAAACAGCTGGCTAACCTGCCCCTGCTCGACTCGGCGTACCGGTCGATCGTTACGTACCGGCCGGAGGTGAACGCCATTTTCGTGGAGGTCGACATTGAAGAACATCTGAACGAAGTCCGGCGGCTGTCGGCTCCGCAGGCCGATGGTACCCGCTTCCGGGCGTTCGCGCAGATTGCCGATTTCTACAAGATGATGTACGTCGATAAGAAGGTGGTCTGGAGCAAACAGTCGAACATCGGTCTGTTTCAGAAACAGCTCGACGACTGTGGCGTCGGTATGTTTCCCGGTGCGGCCGCGCCAGCTACCGCAGCGCCGGGTGTAGCCTCATCCACTCCCCGACTTCGTTGA
- the tssR gene encoding type VI secretion system protein TssR produces the protein MSCPFFYRTRFLFRLLLLAGGLGLTGSVRAQLPFLFPRVAQQPDNLVPVAISGAAKGKITVTKEGVSNTLPPPGGVPWVVFSDRNNNNTYRSTNATTPFRKANFMDAFYVLKERNGYLKLIKYDPALPIGSKFSSRAITDRKAVVYYGWAPKDRFLLTSQSSRSGAQNRAQIVSAVLAQPALLTNPDRYFSNDSVRLFADPGQQVPMKERMRLYELAYVYKLSETRRQALVGRASWFPTDSIKQVLMGWMPVELVQPIGQRLFLEADTVRWPNESVPMFRSLSTALRRETDSLVANRYFPAVSWNRLGTKLPVLSQLSPRGSVPLVLTDAQTPLVERRRIPVLNVLGKPIAQQTLEEVAERRNRFNLIYVVEGSSAMQPYWGELLNTIQFTITQLAQDTSQTVDLRVGAVIYNGYKRQDTGSGEGRTMIARGSVDPTPLTNNSTYLLSELRKATPPYNPRANSEAKGVRLGVIKALDMFADYPGENNILILVGINGDVQSISSGTQVVSALRQAECRLLSFQVYAAPGDISNNFVVHSRELALQIADKSSANKKNRLVRPDMVTLTNEFNLKLGDRNVYQLAYPERSMVPGWVLFPRKNQALPFRELYAATDSLFKQVTDESRAVLSALESTFGQLEPLGERVNPRLSPVYASAGVALPTNAAPLMQLAAYPYLTRAYTPVAIKGGPRWKFTALLPLDEYDGISRSLEQLSGDDIDPTSFADRQRLQRQYRRMVESVGLPTDSLVTLDQVLWRLLDLPVANPLFRRIPVNQINDRAIVSDALLNQVLYLLRERRDYFRRIPTFRNSRFMSNNRTYYWISEDLFR, from the coding sequence ATGAGTTGTCCTTTTTTTTACCGTACGCGTTTCCTGTTTCGGCTCCTGCTGCTCGCTGGCGGTCTGGGCCTGACCGGATCCGTACGGGCGCAGTTGCCCTTTCTGTTTCCGCGTGTGGCTCAACAACCCGACAATCTCGTGCCCGTAGCCATCAGTGGCGCGGCAAAAGGAAAAATCACCGTAACGAAAGAGGGCGTCAGCAATACGCTCCCCCCGCCCGGTGGCGTGCCCTGGGTGGTGTTTTCGGACCGCAACAACAACAATACCTACCGCAGTACCAACGCCACCACGCCCTTCCGCAAGGCGAACTTCATGGATGCCTTCTACGTGTTGAAAGAGCGGAATGGCTACCTGAAGCTGATTAAATACGACCCGGCGCTACCCATCGGCAGCAAGTTTTCGAGCCGCGCCATCACCGACCGGAAGGCGGTGGTTTACTACGGATGGGCACCCAAAGACCGCTTTCTGCTGACCAGCCAGAGCAGCCGGTCGGGGGCGCAGAACCGGGCGCAGATCGTCAGCGCCGTGCTGGCCCAGCCCGCGCTGCTGACCAACCCCGACCGCTATTTCTCCAACGATTCGGTCCGGCTTTTTGCCGATCCGGGGCAGCAGGTGCCGATGAAAGAACGGATGCGGCTCTACGAACTGGCGTATGTCTACAAGCTGTCGGAAACGCGTCGGCAGGCGCTGGTCGGTCGGGCATCCTGGTTTCCTACCGACAGCATCAAGCAGGTACTGATGGGCTGGATGCCGGTCGAACTGGTGCAGCCCATTGGACAGCGTCTGTTCCTCGAAGCCGACACCGTGCGGTGGCCCAATGAGTCGGTGCCGATGTTTCGGTCTTTGTCAACCGCGCTACGCCGGGAAACGGATTCGCTGGTCGCTAATCGCTACTTCCCGGCCGTGTCGTGGAACCGGCTGGGCACAAAGCTCCCCGTGTTGAGTCAGCTTAGCCCGCGCGGTAGTGTGCCACTGGTGCTGACCGACGCCCAAACCCCGCTGGTCGAACGGCGACGGATTCCGGTGCTGAACGTACTGGGCAAGCCCATCGCGCAACAGACGCTTGAGGAGGTTGCCGAACGCCGAAACCGGTTCAACCTGATCTACGTCGTCGAAGGCAGTTCGGCCATGCAGCCTTATTGGGGGGAACTGCTCAATACCATTCAGTTTACGATTACCCAACTCGCGCAGGACACCAGCCAAACCGTCGATCTGCGGGTGGGCGCGGTGATTTACAATGGCTACAAACGGCAGGATACGGGCAGTGGCGAGGGCCGGACGATGATCGCGCGCGGTTCGGTCGACCCGACACCATTGACGAATAATTCGACCTACCTGCTCAGTGAACTGCGCAAGGCCACCCCGCCCTACAACCCCCGCGCCAACAGCGAAGCAAAGGGCGTTCGGCTGGGTGTCATCAAAGCACTCGATATGTTTGCCGACTACCCCGGCGAAAACAACATCCTGATTCTGGTCGGCATCAACGGCGACGTCCAATCGATCAGCAGCGGTACGCAGGTGGTCAGTGCGCTACGGCAGGCCGAATGCCGGTTGCTGTCGTTTCAGGTCTACGCGGCACCGGGCGACATCTCGAACAACTTCGTCGTCCATTCCCGCGAGCTGGCCCTGCAAATCGCTGATAAGAGCAGCGCCAACAAGAAAAACCGGCTTGTCCGGCCCGACATGGTTACGCTCACCAACGAGTTCAACCTGAAACTGGGCGACCGCAACGTCTACCAGCTGGCCTATCCCGAACGCAGCATGGTGCCCGGCTGGGTGCTGTTTCCCCGCAAAAATCAGGCGCTCCCCTTCCGAGAACTGTACGCAGCCACCGACAGCCTGTTCAAGCAGGTAACCGACGAATCGCGGGCCGTTCTGTCGGCGCTGGAAAGCACCTTCGGGCAACTCGAACCGCTGGGCGAACGGGTCAATCCGCGTTTGTCGCCCGTTTACGCGTCGGCGGGTGTCGCCCTGCCGACCAACGCAGCCCCACTGATGCAGCTGGCGGCTTACCCCTACCTGACCCGCGCCTACACCCCCGTCGCCATCAAGGGCGGGCCACGCTGGAAATTCACCGCCCTGCTACCCCTCGACGAATACGACGGCATCAGCCGGTCGCTGGAACAACTCAGTGGCGACGACATCGACCCGACTTCGTTTGCCGACCGGCAGCGGCTGCAACGGCAGTACCGCCGGATGGTCGAGTCGGTGGGCCTGCCGACCGACTCGCTGGTTACGCTGGATCAGGTGCTCTGGCGGCTGCTCGACCTGCCCGTTGCGAATCCGCTGTTCCGGCGCATTCCCGTCAATCAGATCAATGACCGGGCTATCGTGTCCGACGCCCTGCTGAATCAGGTGCTGTACCTGCTCCGCGAACGACGCGACTATTTCCGTCGTATTCCCACCTTCCGCAACAGCCGGTTCATGTCCAACAACCGGACCTACTACTGGATCAGCGAAGACCTCTTTCGATAA
- a CDS encoding ATP-dependent Clp protease ATP-binding subunit, with amino-acid sequence MRQLPLHTSVEKALHIARALAREYHNDAVSAAHLLRAMLHDDVGGTALLTAMQHDVAYIFDWTDVWMEELPRSAQLLTEPDHDDSIDRVMTEADFLRIKLGLDYIEIICVLAALTKPGIGFTANQLRSLPLQERDLLDRFLRDLSTPPVSNPSTNGAAMNGLAGQAALNGQPKFCVDKTAQARSGKLDPVIGRKQEMRTMLEILGRRSKPNVMVVGDPGVGKTALIDGLAQLIVAGQVPARMKNAVLLELDPGALIAGASYKGEVEDRLKTVIKDVKQYERCILFIDEIHMLLDPKGSAGNGVANLLKPELARGELTVIGATTPEEYRKLIEPDQALSRRFEMLTVGEPTEIMAERMMRGLVPAYEQHHQLTIQPDVIPTSVRLARRYSKERRLPDSALDLLDRTMAAVRMALETSATELAQLEADVRALQTQDLSPEDALAEYRWLDTLLTHQISPVLLGQWEDETDPADLETAEAYHDYVMAKLTRFQELAGQQEALVSTNDLAAVVAHKTGIPMGKVQAQEKDRLLSMESVLQRRVVGQDHALHALSDAILESRSGLQRAGQPIGSFFLLGPTGTGKTELSKSLADFLFNDERALIRFDMSEFKEEHSAALLYGAPPGYVGYEEGGLLVNKIRKQPYSVVLFDEIEKAHSSVFDVFLQIMDEGRLNDKLGREGDFSNALLIFTSNISSEWITSEFQAGRMPTSQQLMSRMAGQFRPEFLARITEIIPFSPIQEANVIRIFDIQLAHLHKSLYQQGIDLTVSDDARRQLALQGFTPQYGARPLSGIIRNQLRRPISRLIISGKLQKGHLLNVGWNESAGELAWAIS; translated from the coding sequence ATGCGTCAGTTACCCCTCCACACATCGGTCGAAAAGGCCCTGCACATCGCCCGCGCCCTCGCCCGCGAATACCACAACGATGCCGTTTCGGCGGCTCACCTGCTACGGGCCATGCTGCACGACGACGTGGGAGGCACGGCCCTGCTCACGGCCATGCAGCACGACGTGGCCTATATCTTCGACTGGACGGATGTCTGGATGGAAGAACTGCCCCGCTCGGCCCAGCTCCTAACCGAACCCGACCACGACGACTCCATCGACCGGGTGATGACCGAAGCCGATTTTCTGCGCATCAAACTGGGCCTGGATTACATCGAGATCATCTGCGTACTGGCCGCTCTGACCAAGCCCGGTATCGGCTTTACGGCTAATCAGCTGCGGTCGCTGCCCTTGCAGGAACGCGACCTGCTCGACCGGTTCCTGCGCGACTTATCGACACCCCCGGTTAGCAATCCGTCGACCAATGGCGCAGCGATGAACGGCTTGGCCGGACAGGCAGCGCTGAACGGGCAACCCAAATTCTGCGTCGACAAAACGGCACAGGCCCGCAGCGGCAAGCTCGACCCGGTTATCGGGCGCAAGCAGGAAATGCGGACGATGCTCGAAATTCTGGGGCGACGCAGCAAGCCCAACGTAATGGTCGTCGGTGATCCCGGCGTGGGCAAAACCGCCCTCATCGACGGCTTGGCGCAGCTGATCGTGGCCGGACAGGTACCCGCCCGGATGAAAAACGCCGTACTGCTCGAACTCGACCCCGGCGCGCTGATTGCGGGGGCGTCGTACAAAGGCGAAGTGGAAGACCGGCTCAAAACCGTCATCAAAGACGTCAAACAGTACGAACGGTGCATCCTGTTCATCGACGAAATCCACATGCTGCTCGACCCAAAAGGGTCAGCTGGCAATGGTGTCGCGAACCTGCTGAAACCCGAACTGGCGCGCGGGGAACTGACCGTGATCGGCGCGACGACCCCCGAAGAATACCGCAAGCTGATCGAACCCGATCAGGCGCTGAGCCGCCGGTTCGAGATGCTGACGGTGGGCGAACCAACCGAAATCATGGCCGAGCGGATGATGCGCGGGCTGGTTCCGGCCTACGAACAGCACCATCAGCTGACGATTCAGCCCGACGTAATTCCAACCAGTGTTCGGCTGGCCCGACGCTACAGTAAGGAACGCCGACTGCCCGACTCCGCCCTCGACCTGCTCGACCGCACGATGGCCGCCGTCCGCATGGCCCTCGAAACGTCGGCAACGGAACTAGCCCAGCTCGAAGCCGACGTTCGCGCCCTGCAAACGCAGGACCTGAGCCCCGAAGACGCCCTGGCCGAATATCGCTGGCTCGACACCCTGCTGACGCACCAGATCAGTCCCGTGCTGCTGGGGCAGTGGGAAGACGAAACCGACCCCGCCGACCTCGAAACCGCCGAAGCCTACCACGATTATGTCATGGCTAAACTAACCCGCTTTCAGGAACTGGCCGGGCAGCAGGAAGCTCTCGTATCGACCAACGATCTGGCGGCTGTGGTGGCCCACAAAACCGGCATCCCGATGGGTAAGGTGCAGGCGCAGGAGAAAGATCGGCTGCTATCGATGGAAAGCGTGCTGCAACGCCGGGTCGTGGGGCAGGACCACGCCCTGCATGCCCTGTCCGACGCCATTCTCGAATCGCGCAGTGGCCTGCAACGGGCCGGCCAGCCCATCGGCTCGTTCTTCCTGCTGGGACCGACGGGTACGGGCAAGACCGAGCTGTCGAAGTCGCTGGCTGATTTTCTGTTCAACGACGAGCGGGCACTAATTCGCTTCGATATGTCGGAGTTTAAAGAAGAGCATTCGGCGGCTCTGCTGTACGGTGCCCCTCCGGGTTACGTGGGCTACGAAGAAGGCGGTCTGCTGGTCAACAAGATTCGCAAGCAGCCGTACTCGGTGGTGCTGTTTGACGAAATCGAAAAGGCGCACAGCTCGGTGTTCGACGTGTTTTTGCAGATCATGGACGAAGGGCGACTTAACGACAAGCTGGGCCGCGAAGGCGACTTCTCCAACGCCCTGCTCATCTTCACGTCCAACATCAGCAGCGAGTGGATCACCAGTGAGTTCCAGGCCGGGCGTATGCCAACCTCGCAGCAGCTGATGAGCCGTATGGCGGGGCAGTTCCGACCCGAGTTTCTGGCCCGCATCACCGAGATCATCCCGTTCTCGCCCATCCAGGAAGCCAACGTCATCCGCATCTTCGATATTCAGCTGGCGCACCTCCACAAAAGCCTGTACCAGCAGGGTATCGACCTGACCGTTTCCGACGACGCCCGGCGGCAGCTGGCCTTGCAGGGATTCACCCCGCAATACGGTGCCCGGCCACTATCCGGCATCATCCGCAATCAGCTCCGCCGACCCATTTCCCGCCTGATTATCAGCGGAAAACTGCAAAAAGGCCACCTGCTCAACGTAGGCTGGAACGAGTCGGCGGGGGAACTCGCCTGGGCAATATCGTGA
- a CDS encoding type VI secretion system TssO: protein MKSLNHKEISQAFNRFLVWFGGLLVLTTACVYSCQRTSEQQATQLIRQKEAFDRYYIIDATLSDRVDSLYTYMSMLNTSQIRNDRQMQRLITKKKEEFIRQVNQEQQTQKYFTVYNRLLGHINEMLLVKDSLNRAILQESDMREDLKNCLDRAVEQHRQRRR from the coding sequence ATGAAATCATTGAATCATAAGGAGATCAGTCAGGCGTTCAATCGGTTTCTGGTCTGGTTTGGGGGGTTGCTGGTGCTGACGACAGCCTGCGTCTACTCGTGTCAGCGCACGAGCGAGCAGCAGGCCACGCAGCTAATCCGCCAGAAAGAAGCGTTTGACCGCTACTATATCATCGACGCTACCCTATCCGACCGGGTCGACTCGCTGTACACGTACATGAGTATGCTCAACACCAGTCAGATTCGGAACGACCGGCAGATGCAGCGGCTGATTACCAAGAAGAAAGAAGAGTTTATCAGACAGGTTAACCAGGAACAGCAGACGCAGAAATACTTCACGGTCTACAACCGGCTGCTGGGCCACATCAACGAAATGCTTTTAGTGAAAGACTCCCTCAACCGGGCCATTCTACAGGAAAGTGACATGCGCGAAGACCTGAAAAACTGCCTCGACCGGGCCGTCGAACAACACCGACAGCGCAGGCGATAG
- the tssD gene encoding type VI secretion system tube protein TssD — protein MPYSSKIKLGDQEYDILGGDIGFTRSVDVKGRPSSHVMGGQFSFTVEVTDKSTLVEQMVNSQNKPFDKGALEFTDAGDDGVTRKIAFENAYIVNYSESFSAAGSAYTCSLTLSAEKITIQTAVLDQRWPKKS, from the coding sequence ATGCCCTATTCAAGTAAAATCAAACTAGGCGACCAGGAATACGACATTCTTGGCGGAGACATCGGCTTCACGCGGAGCGTCGACGTGAAAGGGCGGCCATCCAGCCACGTGATGGGCGGTCAGTTCTCCTTTACGGTCGAAGTGACCGATAAATCAACGCTGGTCGAGCAAATGGTCAATTCGCAAAATAAGCCGTTTGACAAAGGCGCACTGGAATTCACCGATGCGGGTGATGATGGCGTAACACGCAAGATTGCCTTTGAAAACGCGTACATCGTCAATTATTCGGAATCGTTTTCGGCAGCTGGTAGTGCCTATACCTGTTCGTTGACCCTGTCGGCTGAGAAGATCACCATTCAGACCGCCGTGCTGGACCAACGCTGGCCTAAAAAATCCTAA
- the tssD gene encoding type VI secretion system tube protein TssD, whose protein sequence is MADAADVGFTSTLTIGANKFDVLGFGASFSRDFDQKGRPSSAVRAGDMSLTIEITDSGNLIDTMINAQNKAINGTIEFWQSGKDGVFRKVEFTNGYITSYKEGFQPAGSSNFSADISITAEKVDVGAAKYDAGWPINS, encoded by the coding sequence ATGGCAGATGCAGCAGATGTAGGGTTTACATCAACGCTTACTATTGGCGCTAACAAATTCGACGTGCTCGGTTTCGGGGCGTCTTTCAGCCGGGATTTCGACCAGAAAGGCCGTCCGTCGTCGGCCGTACGAGCGGGCGATATGTCTCTCACTATCGAAATCACGGATAGTGGGAATCTGATCGATACGATGATCAATGCTCAGAATAAAGCGATTAATGGAACGATCGAATTCTGGCAATCGGGCAAAGATGGCGTCTTTCGGAAAGTTGAATTTACGAACGGCTACATTACCAGCTATAAGGAGGGATTCCAGCCTGCTGGTTCCAGCAATTTCAGCGCCGACATCTCCATCACCGCAGAGAAGGTTGATGTTGGCGCGGCCAAGTACGACGCGGGCTGGCCGATCAATAGTTAA
- a CDS encoding PKD domain-containing protein: MNSKMTLSARAFLLALVALSGLYAYTADPAIQASIYPLQQVVGQPIRYTDSTAQADDWHWEFGNGQDTRREKGLFIYHKPGTYLIRLTVNESITRTFTVVIKPKPITDDEGAIVRIQGPASGYEDEKLVFTAVGGQAGQYTWRFGSSGQVDSREQTAIYSYPREDNYGRPRRYTVELMTDVTKYPIRKQVTIYRGYNKFDPPVDSLDFVSGDIRRQLQLIADGRAFNTHYDYLLRRYLCNRNNALVRTNGTKANDFYSYCMGLQFDRGVKVDAVSVVSDTVTSCIVRLDVTQHKP; encoded by the coding sequence ATGAACAGCAAGATGACCTTGTCAGCGCGGGCGTTTCTATTGGCACTGGTGGCCCTGTCGGGGCTTTATGCCTATACGGCCGACCCGGCGATTCAGGCCAGCATCTACCCGCTCCAGCAGGTAGTGGGGCAACCCATCCGCTACACCGACAGCACCGCCCAGGCCGACGACTGGCACTGGGAGTTCGGCAATGGGCAGGATACCCGCCGGGAGAAAGGGTTGTTTATCTATCACAAACCCGGCACCTACCTGATTCGCCTGACCGTCAACGAATCTATTACCAGAACCTTCACGGTGGTCATCAAGCCCAAACCCATCACCGACGACGAAGGCGCGATTGTGCGGATTCAGGGGCCTGCATCGGGCTACGAAGACGAAAAGCTCGTGTTTACCGCCGTCGGTGGGCAGGCCGGTCAGTACACATGGCGGTTCGGGTCCAGCGGGCAGGTCGATTCGCGGGAGCAGACGGCCATCTACAGCTATCCCCGCGAAGACAACTACGGCCGCCCCCGGCGCTACACGGTCGAACTGATGACCGACGTGACCAAGTACCCCATTCGCAAGCAGGTGACCATCTACCGGGGCTACAACAAGTTCGACCCGCCCGTCGACTCGCTCGACTTCGTCAGTGGCGATATCCGGCGGCAGTTGCAGCTGATCGCCGACGGCAGGGCGTTCAACACCCATTATGACTACCTGCTGCGCAGGTACCTCTGCAACCGCAACAACGCCCTCGTGCGTACCAACGGCACGAAGGCCAACGATTTTTACTCGTACTGCATGGGCCTCCAATTCGACCGGGGCGTTAAAGTCGACGCCGTATCGGTTGTGTCCGACACGGTGACGTCCTGCATCGTGCGACTCGACGTTACCCAGCATAAACCATGA
- a CDS encoding DUF5458 family protein, giving the protein MESEAAVPKTKADARPSTAVGRPTALPGLGALSAFGGYAFIESFIDNSQNLNPDRKARKKIYLGDETKANERAVLKEKLKLWIEVLQSSDNQNEMLDTANKKAAEVEQNLQKNLLTALETTRELETSYRALSLFYKNTEGEKLSNVSVMNAGFDQLTDLDNPRFIDHVANELKQTYDRLDLRQNYSLLVVPGYMGSNAVLEKWGKIAHANKVTLFTDFADLESSDDVIDLFSTANMSGAELFRSSIVMTCNWLVGRSKVAEVGETEHLYVPPSAALAGKIYYTLMSQVTAGKKHGGMNEVPGVRFPLRKSELSAVERLNLVPMIDEYGRVMAFGSKSLFNGDNMGLQTYSVVRVFDYITKVLFDFLNRRAFENWNSLIEADLRRQIAGFLDSIKGPDKLIDQFRIMRLERDDKVKDRIYLDIRLTPYFPAKSFVIRLDGRRGDDVESPEWVSDYGQL; this is encoded by the coding sequence ATGGAAAGCGAAGCAGCAGTGCCAAAAACCAAAGCCGACGCCCGGCCCTCAACCGCCGTTGGTCGCCCCACCGCCCTCCCCGGCCTCGGTGCTCTCTCAGCCTTCGGCGGCTATGCGTTTATCGAAAGCTTTATCGACAATTCGCAGAACCTCAACCCCGACCGTAAAGCCCGCAAAAAAATCTACCTCGGCGACGAAACCAAGGCGAACGAGCGGGCGGTGCTGAAGGAAAAACTCAAGCTCTGGATCGAAGTCCTGCAATCGTCGGACAACCAGAACGAGATGCTCGACACGGCGAACAAGAAAGCCGCTGAAGTGGAGCAGAATCTCCAGAAAAACCTGCTGACGGCGCTGGAAACGACCCGTGAACTCGAAACGAGCTATCGGGCACTGTCGCTGTTCTATAAAAATACAGAGGGCGAAAAGCTGTCGAACGTATCGGTGATGAACGCCGGTTTCGATCAGCTGACCGACCTCGATAATCCCCGCTTCATCGACCACGTGGCCAACGAGCTGAAGCAGACCTACGACCGGCTCGACCTACGGCAGAACTACTCGCTGCTGGTGGTACCGGGCTACATGGGCTCGAACGCCGTGCTGGAGAAGTGGGGTAAAATCGCCCACGCCAACAAGGTGACGCTCTTCACCGACTTCGCCGATCTGGAAAGCTCCGACGACGTGATCGACCTGTTCAGCACGGCAAACATGAGCGGAGCCGAACTGTTCCGATCGAGCATCGTCATGACCTGTAACTGGCTCGTCGGGCGCAGTAAAGTAGCGGAAGTCGGCGAGACCGAGCACCTGTACGTGCCACCCTCCGCAGCCCTGGCCGGTAAGATTTACTACACGCTGATGTCGCAGGTAACGGCGGGTAAGAAGCACGGTGGTATGAACGAAGTGCCGGGCGTGCGGTTCCCGCTGCGTAAAAGCGAACTGTCGGCCGTAGAGCGGCTCAACCTCGTGCCGATGATCGACGAGTACGGCCGGGTAATGGCCTTCGGCAGCAAGTCGCTCTTCAACGGCGACAACATGGGCTTACAGACCTACTCGGTGGTGCGTGTATTCGACTACATCACGAAAGTGCTGTTCGACTTCCTCAACCGCCGGGCGTTCGAAAACTGGAACTCGCTGATCGAAGCCGACCTGCGCCGTCAGATTGCCGGGTTCCTCGACAGCATCAAAGGCCCCGACAAGCTCATCGATCAGTTCCGCATCATGCGCCTGGAGCGCGACGATAAAGTGAAAGATCGCATCTACCTCGACATCCGGCTGACGCCGTACTTCCCCGCCAAGAGCTTCGTAATCCGACTCGACGGTCGCCGGGGCGACGACGTCGAAAGCCCGGAATGGGTATCTGACTACGGTCAGTTGTAG